The Pelodiscus sinensis isolate JC-2024 chromosome 27, ASM4963464v1, whole genome shotgun sequence DNA segment GTTGTAAGTAAACCCTTCAAGGAACCTTATTGTCTAGGGCTGGTAGCTGATGGCCACGTAAatgtagaacagtgtttcttaaattgtgttctgtGTCACAGAACAGTTCAAAAtcgctgcccttaaaggggcaggtgactttttttgctcaataacttttccccaaccttttttttttcctgggtgttcctttaaaaaaaaattgtttggtgttcctcagtcttaaagtttaagaaatactgatgTAGAAGGTGGGGATTTTAGGTAGGCAGCAAGTTCTCAGTTCTATTGAATAGATATTTGCAGGGAGGTAGCACAAAGAAGCCCTTGTCCATGGATCAGGATCCCATTGAATTAGTTAGTATATAAACATGGAACaagagacagttcctgccccaaagagttttttttctccattaattCTTAGGTATATTCTAGCAATCAAGCCACAGTACAGTTCAAACATCAGGCAGACACTTAGCCCGGGATGGGGAATCTCAGACTCGAGGGCTGATatggcccctggcttccctggatcCGGCCTCCAAGGCTCAGGGGGTCTTTCCCCAGCATaggggagcccacactggagcTACAGcttccccaccatggggctgaagcatACAAAATCAactagcctgggctcccttgCGCTCTGGTGCCTGAGGAGACAATGAGACTTAGGCACTTTAGAAAATATTAAATGTGGGGGAGTGTTTTTCTTGTTAGTCGGGCCACGCCAGTGCAGGGTGGGTTGGTTGTGTGGGGTTGGGATTTTTTTGGggcttgtgtggcccctgacccaaacaagttccccacccctgacttagccTAAGCAAATCCCAGTGCAGTGAGACCTATTCGCGGGCAAACGTAAGTTTGCAAAACAAGCAGATCGCCTGCTTCCAACTGATATGCAGGTGGCCTTTGTGTTTGCCAGTGTTCTGCACAGCGTGTGGCTCAGAATGGCTTAGTGAGTGGGAAGTATTAATTTGCTGCTTCTAAATTGCTAGAGTTCTGATTTCAACCTGGGTTGTGTTagggtgcagggcaggagcaggccacTGTTTGGTCCCCTTTGCAGAGATCCAGCTCGCTAGACTCCTCCCACCAAAGTGTGACCAACAAAAACCCATTCCAAGTTAAGCTAAAGGAGATGTGTCAAACCATTCTCTACTCTGCTTTAAGTCCCGCTAAGTCAGTAATGAAGTCAGTTAAGTATTTGGCCCAGTAGACGGTGAAAACCGTGCAACTGCACCTCTCCGTTGGATGCTAGTTTGTATCAAACATATTCCAGGATTAGGGAAACGGACTAGTCCTCTGATTTGGAGCATATCGTAATTAATGTGCTGTAACTGTTTTGAACAGGTCCTCCCTGCTATTGCACACTAGAAATAGACCTGTGTATAACTAATAGAGATGGGCAAACCAGTTGCTATAGGATACCAGCTCCAGCTTGatgtctttttccaaaataaacttaGAAAAACTCCCTTGTGTGTGACCGGTTTTCTCTTCCATGCCTTCAGTCTTATAGACCTCTAAAGATGCATTGCAGAGTTGAAAAGCATGTTCCGCTAGCCCTGACGCACAGGCTTGATGTGATGATGGAGAAGGGGAGAATTGTTTACAATCCACTGATTGAGACAGGTCCCACAGTGCTCCTCTAAAAGGAGGGTTACGGAGAGAAGCCACCATCCTCATAAGCTTCTGAATGTCTGGAGGCTTGCCAAGGTTCCAACACTCCGTATGGATGACACACACCAAGGCAGCTTGTCTGTGGTACAACTAGCCAGTCACATGCCTGACGGGAttaccataacataagaactaggggtcactaaatgaaattaataggtagcaggtttaaaatgaaaggAAGTACTTtagcagcacacagtcaatctgtggaactccttgccagaggatgttgtgaaggccaggattttaataAGGCtcaaagagctagataaattcatggaagtccgttaatggctattaaccaggataggtaggaatggtgtccctggctttgTGTCAGAATCGGGGAATGGCCAACAGGGGTtcccattctgttcattccctctacgagcatctggcattggccacggtcagaAGACCGGATACtgatctagatggacctttcgtctggcTATTCTTATGTACTGGAACTGGTGCTTCATAGAAAAGTTATTGGTGGCTGCTGGACAGGATTCTAATTGCTTCATCAGCAATGGCAAATCTGTTGGGGCTGTTGGATTATATGTCCGACCGAGATTGCCCTTAAGCAGTACTTCTGGTGGTGAGGGGCTGAGTTGTCCCTAGGTAGACTAGCAGTTTGGGTATTCAGTAGTGTCAGTGCAGCCGCATGTGCGCCCCTGAAGGAACAAGCAGCTTCGTTGACACTACAGGCattccccgagttacgtggatccgacttatgtcggatccgcagttacgaacgggggttTTCTTGTCCCGggggacgggagcggcgggacgcccagatgcgccgctgtcccaccgcccgcgtcctctggggagagaaaagctgctccgcgtctccctggcctgctgggggggagtcccccccagcagaccagggagacggggagcaaagccgcggagcatgcgggtagcgggacagcccagacatgccacagctgtcccgctgctggcgtcctctgaggctttgctccctgtctccctggtctgctggtgtccagcagaccagggagatgcggagcaaagctgcggaggacctgggcggcgggaccgtggtgcgtcccggtccgccgcccacgtctccctggtctgctggggggaggcggggcgcagcttgcaccccgcccccccccagcagaccaggcttttctctggacgcctgtggtagagcagctggggcgctgctggttggtcccacagcgccgcactgagcgctactggaccaacccggcagcaccccagctgctctgccccaggcgtccccaagtcagccgctgctgaaactgaccagcgctgactacaggaagccggaggcagagttgctctgcccccggcttcctggaatcagccgctgatcagtttcagcagcagctgaatctggacgccagttccaacttacatacaaattcaacttaagaacaaacctacagtccctattttgtacgtaacccggggactgcctctaTAAATATGATGGTAAATGGTGGTGTTACACTTACTTTCCCCATTTGTGGTTTGGCTTGTCTTCTAGAGTGATAACAGCTATGACCATTTATCTGTGGAGGAAAAGGAATGTTTGCTGTTCCTAGAAGAAACTATTGATTCCCTGGATACGGAAGCAGACAGCGGGGTTTCTGCCGATGAGACGGACTATGCCGAACGGTCTAAGCTCCCCAGAACATGGCCGAAGAGAGATGCTGTTCCAAAGAGTAAGATTAAAATTTGCATTTTGTACCCCAGAGAACTTACTGCGTTCTCGAGCCAGCACTGTAAGCCCTGTGACACAGTAAATGTGAGCATAAGGGACAGATTATTGTCCCAGCTTCCCATGCACAGTAAATTAATACCTGGTGGTAATGCATGATTGACTAGGGGGGAAAACGTGCTGGGGTGGATGGAAGGGATTAAAGGTTTGTCTTTCTCTAATGCGCCTAGAGTAGATTTAGCACTGAAGCTAAGATTGCCTATTTACCCTGCTGAAAGGGAACTGCTAGTGTGCAGGCCAAACTCTCTCTAGGCTGTTTACACTTGTATCCTACAAACGGACATTAAATCTTTTCATCGGGCAATCTGTCACTCAGTGACAACTTAGTATCTTTGCAATAAACAAATATTAGCCCCCTTCCAATAATGCCCCCCTCTAGAATACATTTTACAGTAAGGTATCGTGGCTCTGTTATATTGGCAGCCCTGTTAGAAAGGTTTGCTATGCAAGTAAGTAGGGGGATGAGCTTGGTGCAATGCTCGGTATATAGCTGCATACTTAACATTTGGCTTTCTGTCTAGATTTGGACAATGGGTCTCCCACCGAAAGCTTTGCTCAGCGACAGGGAATAGAACAAAAGGGTGAAAAACGTGTCTCTTTGCTCTCGAGTTCCGCTCCAGGAGCGGTTTCGAGTGCCGGCTACCATAGCCTGCCAAGGAACGTCAGCGCAGCAAGTGTACAAGCCACCCCCAAGGCTTCTGTCGGCAAAACAGCTGACTTCACTGATGGTCCAACTCCAATGGCTCAGACAGGGAAGCATTCATGGAAGATGCCCAAGAGAAGGGAGATTGAGGACCAGTCAAATGACCAGCCCAGTGTGAGTACTCAGACGAAGCCACCAAGTTTGGAGTTCATAATTCTCCAACCCCCAAAACCCTTCCAGGATCCTAGCGGGGCGAATACCAGATGTCTTGCTAAGCCCGGGCAGGTAGTTGGTAGTGAAAGTGAGCTACACTCTAACCATTTAGAGGCAAAGGGAAAAGCTACAGAAGCAATAGGGAATGAGCCTGAAGTGACTCCATCACATTCTGCTCCAGGGAATGCAAGGCTGCCACTCCAAAAGGAAACTAAACCTTgtgagaagggaagagaaagagccACCATGCAAGGCAGCCACGAGAAATTAGACTCGGAAGCTTCTCTAGATTCCAGTGCCAAACAAGGGCCTCCCACAGCCCCAAAGCCAAGAAAACTGCCACCAAATATTATCCTTAAACACGGCAGAGTCAACGCCGCTCCAATCCTCGATCCTAATCACAATAAAAGAGGGCTGTCTCCATCTTCACCCAAGCACAAATCCAGCACGAGTGAGTGTTCCCCAGAAATGCAGGAAAGAGCTCGGTGGGAGGCTTTGGAGAAATTGGGACTCTTACAGGATAAAGGAAGGGAATCTAAAATCCATGTTCTCAGACCTGTGACTACTCCCAAACCTAAGGATGCCCAGGTGCTGACTTCTAGGGCTGGCAGTAGGGAGAACTTAAACAGCGACGACCGAATCAGTGGTCCTGCTCATAAGAAACCTGACCCGCCACTTGCTCCAAGTTTGAATCCAGCACATAGGGCTGCTTCTGGCTCGAGAGAGATGATCAAATCCAACTCCTTGGAGCGTTCAGGCATAGGTCTGAGC contains these protein-coding regions:
- the C27H1orf116 gene encoding specifically androgen-regulated gene protein, with protein sequence MPKEGLCLGTAGQDSGSCDSMVSTNSNLSEVSDNSYDHLSVEEKECLLFLEETIDSLDTEADSGVSADETDYAERSKLPRTWPKRDAVPKNLDNGSPTESFAQRQGIEQKGEKRVSLLSSSAPGAVSSAGYHSLPRNVSAASVQATPKASVGKTADFTDGPTPMAQTGKHSWKMPKRREIEDQSNDQPSVSTQTKPPSLEFIILQPPKPFQDPSGANTRCLAKPGQVVGSESELHSNHLEAKGKATEAIGNEPEVTPSHSAPGNARLPLQKETKPCEKGRERATMQGSHEKLDSEASLDSSAKQGPPTAPKPRKLPPNIILKHGRVNAAPILDPNHNKRGLSPSSPKHKSSTSECSPEMQERARWEALEKLGLLQDKGRESKIHVLRPVTTPKPKDAQVLTSRAGSRENLNSDDRISGPAHKKPDPPLAPSLNPAHRAASGSREMIKSNSLERSGIGLSHEDQNMDSSSLSKTPVPEKMAPSVIRNSRPRPVSLGTGKDFVELKASKMDKEELETSEKHKSYPLQKFPRPTCVSVKITPKGATNEHRREALKKLGLLKE